The window ACTTCAGGGCCGTTGACGAACTGACAATGGTCGAGAACGCGCTTCACGGCTGAATCGAGCGAGTCGCCGAGCCGGCGGCGCTGCGACGCGACGTCGATGAAGGGAATGGGTTCGGAACGCAGATGCTGGTTCATGGCCGGGTTCTTGGCGCCTTCTTGAGTGGTCGGCATGGATGAGGAATCAGCCGGCGACGCGCCGCGGACCCTTGCGGGCCGACGACGTGGCGGCCGGCCGCGACGGCGTTTCCAGGCACTGCGTGGCGATCTCGAGGCTGGCGACGCCTTCGTCACCGGTGACCGCCGGCGTCTCGCCGTTGCGCACGGCCTTGAGGAACGCGATCAGCTCGGCGCGGAGCGGCTCGTCATGGCCGACCGGCAGATGCCGCATCGAATAGCTGCCGTCAGGCTTGAAGCCGAAACATTCGGTGACCTGGCGCGTCAGGAGATCGCCCATCACGTATTTGCCGCGAGTCGCAACCGTGACGCTGCGTGCCTTGAACGGCGTCAGCCAGTTGGTGTTGATGTGCGCGAGCACGCCGTTGGCGGTGCGGAACTGCAACAGCGCGATGTCCTCGCGCTCGGCGACCGCACTCGACAATTGCGGCTGCACCTCGACGATGTCGGACTCGGTGAACCAGCGGATCAGATCGATGTCGTGCACGGCAAGATCGATGACGACGCCGACATTGGACATGCGCGGCGGGAACGGGCCGACGCGCGTGATCGCGATCGACAGAATATCCTCGCCCGCGATCGCCTGCTTGACGGCGGCCACAGCCGGATTGAAGCGCTCGACATGGCCGACCATCAGCGTCACGCCGGCCTTTTGCGCAGCCGTGACGATCTCGCGGCCTTCCGCGACCGTGGACGCAATCGGCTTCTCGACCATCACGTGGATGTTCTTGGCGATGCAGGCGAGCGAGACCTCGTGATGCAGATGGGTCGGCGCCGCGATGGTGACGGCATCGACGCCTTCGGCCAGCAGCTGGTCGAGCGTCTCGAAGCTCGCGCAATTGGCAAGCTCCATCGCCCGGGTGCGATGTGCCGGCGAAGGATCGACGACGCCGACGAGGTTGACGCCGGGAAGACCGCTAAGCACGCGCGCGTGGTTGCTGCCCATCACGCCGGCGCCAATGACGCCGACGCGCAAGCCGGCCTTTGCCGGTGCAGATCCTGTGGAACTCATTTGAGCAAACCCCGATTCAACGCAAATCCCCGGGGCGCTTCTAGCACGGGCGCCACATTTGTGGCGAATGCGGAGCTAGCGGTCCGGACACGATTTGATTCAAACAGTTACACGTTCCCGGGCCTTAAGCCTCTGAAAGAGACCGCTCTTTTGGTCCGGGTCGCGTGATTCGGAGTGTGCTGGTTACGACCTTTGATAGTCGTCTTCAATCCGGATGATGTCGTCTTCCCCGAGATAGCTTCCGGTCTGGACCTCGATCAGCTCCAGCATGATTTTACCGGGGTTCTCCATCCGGTGCACCGCGCCCATCGGGATGTAGATGGACTCGTTCTCGTGCACGCTTTTGACGGTCTCGTTGACGGTGACGCGGGCGGTGCCGCGGACCACGATCCAGTGCTCGGCGCGGTGATGGTGCTTCTGCAGCGACAGCCGCCCGCCCGGCTTCACCACGATGCGCTTGACTTGGTGGCGCTCGCCATTGTCGACCGACTGGTAGCTGCCCCAGGGCCGATGCACCTTGAGGTGCTCCTCGGTGACCTTCGGCGCGACCGCCTTGAGTTTTGTGACCAGCCGCTTCAGCCCGTTGGCATCCTTCTGGCGCGAGACCAGCACTGCGTCGGCAGTCGCAACCACGACGAGATCGTCGACGCCTTCGAGCGCGACCAGTGCAGAGTCGGTGGTGACGTTGCAATTGCGGCTATCTTCGAACACGGCGGTGCCGTGCGAAGCATTGCCTTGCGCGTCCTTGTCGGACAATTCCCACACCGCGTGCCAGGAGCCGACGTCGGACCAGCCGCACGACACCGGCACGACCGCGGCGCGCGCGGTCTTCTCCATCACCGCATAGTCGATCGAGATTGCCTTGGCCGCGCCGAACGCCTCGGGCTCCAGCGTCACGAAGCCGAGATCTCGGCCGGCATGGGTCACGGCGCTTGATATCGCCTCCACGCTCGCCGCATCGACCTTGCGGTATTCGTCGAGCAACACAGTGGCCGGGAACATGAAGTTGCCGCTGTTCCAGAGATAGCCGGAATTGACATAGTCGGCGGCCTTCACCGCATCCGGCTTCTCGACGAAGCGCGCGACCGCGTGCACCTCGCCGGAGATGACCTCGCCCGGGCTGATATAGCCGTATTCGGTCGCCGGCCGCTCCGGCTTGACGCCGAAGGTGACGATGCGCCCGGCGCTCGCGGCGGTGAGGCCCTGGCGGCACGCCGCGACGAAGGCGGCGTTGTCCTGCACCACGTGGTCGGCGGCGAGCGCGAGCACGATCGCCTCACTCGCGCGGTTCTGCGCGAACACCGCGCCGGCGGCGATCGCCGGGCCGGAATCGCGCCGCATCGGCTCGAGGATCACGTCTGCCTCAATGCCGATTTCCGCGAGCTGCTCCAGCACCATGAAGCGATAGGATGCATTGGTGATGACGATCGGGCGATCGAACAGCGAGGCCTCCGAGACGCGCAACAGCGTGTCCTGAAAGGTCGAGCGGGTGCCGAACAGCGGCAGGAACTGCTTGGGGCGCACCTCGCGCGAAGCCGGCCACAGCCGCGTTCCGGCACCGCCGCACATGATCAGGGGGATGATGCGTTTGTCCATCGTCATTTCAAACCTTGAAGTCGTTCCGATACCAGGTGACAAAATTACGAATTCCGTGCGCGATCGGCGTTGACGGTGCAAAGCCGGCGCCGCGCATCAGATCCTCGACATCCGCGAACGTTTCCAAAAGGTCTCTCGGCAGCAATTCTTTGATCGCCGTCCGACCCAGCCCCTGCTCCAGAATCCGACGACTTGCATCAGCTCTTCCGGATGGTGGTTGCCGACATTGTAGACCTTAGACGGCGCATTTGCGGCGGCCGGCTCATCGGCGGGCACCAAGCCCATGAAATCGGCGGCGCCCGTGACCAAAATCGCCTGATTCCTCATCCTGTTCCCAAGGTCTGCTTCGCCCAATCAGTCGCTCGGTCTCTCGCCCGCGGCGTCCCTTTAGCCTCCGCATCGACGGGGTCGCAATAGCTCCGCTGCCCTGCATGAGGGCTCTCGATCACCGCTATTGCAAGATCGGCGCCAAAACCATACCAAAGCGGCCGAATTCGGCGCCTTGCGTCGGGTTGCTCAAAACCCTTGTTCATGCGGACGAAATGCGCCGAATCCTGCTGTCGACGGCCAAGATCCTGATTTCCGGAGCGCTGCTCTACCTGGCGCTGCGCAAGGTCGATCTTTCCGAACTGTTTTCGCGCTTCACCGTGACCAGCCTGTTCTGGATCGGCTTGGCGATCGCGATCGCGTTCCTGCAAATCTTCGTCGGCGTGTTGCGCTGGCGCGAGGTCAGCGCCGCATGCGGCGCCCCGCTCGAGCTCGCCCGTGCCATGCGCTACAACGTGATCGGATCGTTCTTCAACCAGACCCTGCCCTCGGCAATCGGCGGCGATGCGGTCCGGCTGTGGCTCGTCGCGCGCGCCGGCGCCGGCTGGCGCGCTGCGACCTACTCGATCTTCGTCGATCGCGCGATTGGTTTGATCGCGCTCGCAATCATGATCGTGGCAAGCCTGCCCTGGAGCTACAGCCTCATCGCCGATCCGCACGGGCGCTCGGCGCTGCTGTTCGTCGACCTCGCGGCGCTCGCGGGTGGTCTCGGCTTCCTGGTCTTCGGCGCGCTGAAATGGCACTGGCTGAGAACCTGGTGGGCCACGCATCACATCCACGCCTGTGCCGTGATCGCCAACCGCGTGATCTTCAGCCGCTCGCGCGGACCGGCCGTCGTGATCCTGTCGCTCGCCGTGCATGTGCTGGCCGTCGTGGTCGCCTGGTGCGTCGTGCTGTCGATCGCGGCGCCGGTCGGCTTCAGCGACGTCTTTATGCTCGTGCCGCCGGTGATGCTGATCACGATGATGCCGATCTCGATCGCCGGCTGGGGCGTGCGTGAAGCCACCATGAGCCTCGCGTTCGGCTTCGCGGGGCTGGCCGCCAACGAGGGGGTCAACGTCTCGCTGCTGTTCGGCGCCGTGTACTTCATCGTCGGCGCGATTGGCGGCCTGGTCTGGATCCTCAGCGCGGAGAAAGCCGCGCAGGGATCGGCGCCGCTCGGGGTGCCGGAGTGAACGCGGCCGTTGACGCGCTCGGCGCCGTACCTTCGCTGCTGGCCCTTGCGATTGCCGCACTGCTGTCGGGCGTCATCACCTGGACCAGCCGCCCCCTGCTCCAGCGTTACGCATTGGCGCGGCCCAACGCGCGGTCCTCTCATCGCATCCCGACCCCGCAGGGTGCTGGCATCGCCGTGATTTCAGCGACGCTGCTGGTCGCATCAGCCTGGGCAGCCTGGGCGAACATCGCGATTCCGCCGGCGCTGATCGCTGCAACGGTCTTGATCGCCCTGGTCGGATTTGCCGACGACATCAAGTCGCTGCCGGTGCTCGTGCGCCTCGTGCTGCAGGCCGCAGCTGTCGGCGCCGTCGTGTTCACCACGCCCGAGACCGCGCGCATCGTGCCGGCGCTGCCGCTCGCGCTGGAGCGCGGGCTCATCCTGCTGGCGGGCGTGTGGTTCGTGAACCTCGTCAATTTCATGGACGGGCTCGACCTGATGACGGTGGCGGAAGTGGTGCCCGTCACCGCGGCGCTGCTGCTGCTGGGACTGCTCGGCGATTTGTCGTGGCCGGCCGCGCTGATCGCCGCGGCGCTGTGCGGCGCCATGCTCGGCTTTGCGCCGTTCAACAAGCCGGTCGCAAAAGTCTTCCTGGGCGATGTCGGCAGCCTGCCGATCGGTCTTTTGCTCGGCTGGTGCCTGCTCGAGCTCGCCTGGCGCGGGCAGCCCGCCACGGCGCTGTTGCTGCCGGCCTATTACCTCGTGGATTCGACCGTCACGCTGTTCCGGCGCATCGCAAGGCGCGAGCAATTCTGGTCGGCGCATCGCTCGCATTTCTACCAGCGTGCCACCGACCACGGCTTCACGGTCTCTCGCGTGATCGGCGAGGTGTTCGCGCTCAATCTCGTGCTCGCCGGGCTTGCCATCGTCACCGCTCGCGCCGGCTCGATGACGATCACGCTGACCGCGCTGCCGGCGGGCGCAATCGCGATCGGCATCGTGCTGCGGCGGTTCTCCCCCCCTCAGGCGTCCTGATCCGTCAGCGCCAGCCGCAGCCCCTCGTCGAGAGACACCGCCGGCTGCCGCCCGGTCGCGGTCGCCTTGGCGAGGTTGAGCTCGAGCGAGCCGATCAGGCTGTCATTCGTATCCTGCCGGCCCATCACGCGCAGCAACGTCCCGAGCAGGTCCTGCGGCATGCCGAACAGCCGCGGGTTCTTGCCGGCAGCCTTGGCCAGCCGCGCGATGAACTCGGGCGTCGAGACCTGCTCTCTGTCGGCCACCAGGAAGATCTCGAAATTGCTCGCGGGATCTGGATGAGAGAGCCGGCGCAGGATGAACGAGGACAGGTTCTGCACGGCAAGGAAGGCGCGGTGATTGCGGATCGCGGCAAAGGGCAGCGGCAGCCCGAGGTTCACTGCACGCGTCAGCAGCGCGAAATTGCCCTTGGCGCCCGCACCATAGACCAGCGGCGGCCTGATCACCGAAACTTTCATGGCGCTGTCGCGCGCCAGCGTCTTCAAGCCCGCTTCGGCCGCGGCCTTGGACATGCCGTAGAGACCGCGCGGCGTCAGGACATCGTCCTCGCTGAACGGCGCGCGGCCCTCATTACTGCGACCGTGCACGAGAACGGTGCTGATGAAAATGAACTGCCGCACGCCGGCCATCGCCGCGCTGCGCGCCAGGTGCAGCGTACCGGCAATGTTGACGTTGCGGTAGAGCTGGACCGCGTGCTCTTCGTGCTTGTGATGCACCCGTGCGGCGAGATGAACGACGGCGTCGACGCCTTAAAGCGCGGCCTGCCAGTCGGTTTCGGGGCCGATCGATTCGATCACGACCTCGTCGCCCATGCCTTCCGGCCTGCGGACCGCGCGGCGGATCGACCATCCCTCGCGCACCAGTGCGGGCACGACATGACGGCCGACGAAACCGCTCGCACCCGTCACCAGCACGACTGGCTTGCGCTCGTTCATCGTTGCTCCGGTAGTTCGGGGTTGCGCAACAATTCGTCGACCAGAGCGGCATAGGCGTTCATCGCGGTGACGCGATCGAACTTCGCCGCCGCCTTCACCGCGCGCTCCGCAATGGCGACACCGTCAGAGCAAGACGCCGCGCGGATCGCCTCGGCCAGTTGATCGGCCGGGCCGGGCGTCACCACCCAGCCCAGCCCGTTCTCCACCACTGTCAACGCGGCCTCGGCCTCCGGTTCGGAGACCAGCACCACGGGACGGCCGACCGCCAGCAGATTGTAGAACCGGCTCGGCACCGAAACCCCCGCAACGTCCTTCCGGTACGGAATGATCCAGAGATTGGCCGCCGCCAGGAATGCCTCGAGCTCGGCGTCCTCGACCCGCCCCACGAAGGAGACATTGGGCAATTTCGCCTCAGTCTGCAACTGCTTCAACCGTTCGAAGCCGATGCCCCAGCCGGAGAGCACAAAGTGGATGCCAGGCTCGGCCCTCAAAAGGCGCGCCGCCTCGAACACGATCTCCGGATCATGGGTGAAGCCGAGATTGCCCGACAGGCCGACAACGAAATCCGCCGAGAGCGCTTTGCGGAATGGATTGTCCGCCGTCACCGGCCGGCGTGCGGCCACGAGCGTCGCCCAATTCGGGATGAAGCGGATCTTGTTCCGCGTCATGCCGGAATAGCTCAGCAGCGGCCGTTCCGCATCGCGGCCGATGGTGATGACGGCATTGAGCGCACGAAACATCAGGCTGTTGGCGGCACGCATCGTCATGGCCACGATCGAACCGGGCTTCAGCAGGCCCGCCATCACCAGCACGTCCGGGAAGAGGTCGTGCATGATCAGCGCCGAGCGCGCGCCCTTCAGCCTCGCCGCCGCCGCAACTGCGTAAGGCAGCATGAACGGTGCGGTGACGGTGAGCACGACGTCGCCTCGCCTCAGCTCCCGTGTCAACGCCAGGAACGTGCGCGCCGCGAACAGCAGCTCGGAGGCGCCGCGCCGCACCAGCGCCGCCTTGCCCGCCATCCGGTTCTTGACGCCGACGACCCGCGGCTTGCCCGGGCCGGTCTGCGAGGCCGGCAACGGGCCTGACGAGCCCGACAGCACCACGACCTCGTGATCCCCGGCGATGCGGCAGGCGATCTCGGCCATGATCGCCGCCGTCGTGCTCGGATCAGGCGGGTAGTGCTGGCTCGCCACCACGATCTTGCCCCGAGGCTGCATGATCAGGCCGCGGTCGACCCGAATTCCGGAACCGCGTCCTTCAGAATGGTTCTGATGGTGGCCCGATCGTCGCGCGCGATCGCCTGCTCCAGCGCCGCAATCCATTTGCGCAGCGTCTGCATCGGGGGCTCGTTCGGCTGCGCGGCCATGATGCCGGCGACGCCGATCTCGCGGGTCGGCTCCTCGGAGGCGAACAGGATTTCGTGCAGGCGTTCGCCGGGCCGCATGCCCGTGAACACGATTTCGATGTCGTAGCCGGGTTGCAGGCCCGAGAGACGGATCATGCGCTCGGCAAGATCGACGATCT of the Bradyrhizobium sp. WSM1417 genome contains:
- a CDS encoding Gfo/Idh/MocA family protein, giving the protein MSSTGSAPAKAGLRVGVIGAGVMGSNHARVLSGLPGVNLVGVVDPSPAHRTRAMELANCASFETLDQLLAEGVDAVTIAAPTHLHHEVSLACIAKNIHVMVEKPIASTVAEGREIVTAAQKAGVTLMVGHVERFNPAVAAVKQAIAGEDILSIAITRVGPFPPRMSNVGVVIDLAVHDIDLIRWFTESDIVEVQPQLSSAVAEREDIALLQFRTANGVLAHINTNWLTPFKARSVTVATRGKYVMGDLLTRQVTECFGFKPDGSYSMRHLPVGHDEPLRAELIAFLKAVRNGETPAVTGDEGVASLEIATQCLETPSRPAATSSARKGPRRVAG
- a CDS encoding mannose-1-phosphate guanylyltransferase/mannose-6-phosphate isomerase, which produces MDKRIIPLIMCGGAGTRLWPASREVRPKQFLPLFGTRSTFQDTLLRVSEASLFDRPIVITNASYRFMVLEQLAEIGIEADVILEPMRRDSGPAIAAGAVFAQNRASEAIVLALAADHVVQDNAAFVAACRQGLTAASAGRIVTFGVKPERPATEYGYISPGEVISGEVHAVARFVEKPDAVKAADYVNSGYLWNSGNFMFPATVLLDEYRKVDAASVEAISSAVTHAGRDLGFVTLEPEAFGAAKAISIDYAVMEKTARAAVVPVSCGWSDVGSWHAVWELSDKDAQGNASHGTAVFEDSRNCNVTTDSALVALEGVDDLVVVATADAVLVSRQKDANGLKRLVTKLKAVAPKVTEEHLKVHRPWGSYQSVDNGERHQVKRIVVKPGGRLSLQKHHHRAEHWIVVRGTARVTVNETVKSVHENESIYIPMGAVHRMENPGKIMLELIEVQTGSYLGEDDIIRIEDDYQRS
- a CDS encoding lysylphosphatidylglycerol synthase transmembrane domain-containing protein, producing MRRILLSTAKILISGALLYLALRKVDLSELFSRFTVTSLFWIGLAIAIAFLQIFVGVLRWREVSAACGAPLELARAMRYNVIGSFFNQTLPSAIGGDAVRLWLVARAGAGWRAATYSIFVDRAIGLIALAIMIVASLPWSYSLIADPHGRSALLFVDLAALAGGLGFLVFGALKWHWLRTWWATHHIHACAVIANRVIFSRSRGPAVVILSLAVHVLAVVVAWCVVLSIAAPVGFSDVFMLVPPVMLITMMPISIAGWGVREATMSLAFGFAGLAANEGVNVSLLFGAVYFIVGAIGGLVWILSAEKAAQGSAPLGVPE
- a CDS encoding glycosyltransferase family 4 protein; this encodes MNAAVDALGAVPSLLALAIAALLSGVITWTSRPLLQRYALARPNARSSHRIPTPQGAGIAVISATLLVASAWAAWANIAIPPALIAATVLIALVGFADDIKSLPVLVRLVLQAAAVGAVVFTTPETARIVPALPLALERGLILLAGVWFVNLVNFMDGLDLMTVAEVVPVTAALLLLGLLGDLSWPAALIAAALCGAMLGFAPFNKPVAKVFLGDVGSLPIGLLLGWCLLELAWRGQPATALLLPAYYLVDSTVTLFRRIARREQFWSAHRSHFYQRATDHGFTVSRVIGEVFALNLVLAGLAIVTARAGSMTITLTALPAGAIAIGIVLRRFSPPQAS
- a CDS encoding glycosyltransferase family 4 protein; translated protein: MQPRGKIVVASQHYPPDPSTTAAIMAEIACRIAGDHEVVVLSGSSGPLPASQTGPGKPRVVGVKNRMAGKAALVRRGASELLFAARTFLALTRELRRGDVVLTVTAPFMLPYAVAAAARLKGARSALIMHDLFPDVLVMAGLLKPGSIVAMTMRAANSLMFRALNAVITIGRDAERPLLSYSGMTRNKIRFIPNWATLVAARRPVTADNPFRKALSADFVVGLSGNLGFTHDPEIVFEAARLLRAEPGIHFVLSGWGIGFERLKQLQTEAKLPNVSFVGRVEDAELEAFLAAANLWIIPYRKDVAGVSVPSRFYNLLAVGRPVVLVSEPEAEAALTVVENGLGWVVTPGPADQLAEAIRAASCSDGVAIAERAVKAAAKFDRVTAMNAYAALVDELLRNPELPEQR